Proteins from one Aulosira sp. FACHB-615 genomic window:
- the gatB gene encoding Asp-tRNA(Asn)/Glu-tRNA(Gln) amidotransferase subunit GatB, with protein MTSATPVKTEYEAIIGLETHCQLSTNTKIFSSSSTAFGADPNTNIDPVCMGLPGVLPVLNEKVLEYAVKAGLALNCQIAKYSKFDRKQYFYPDLPKNYQISQYDLPIAEHGWIEIELVDADGNPVRKRIGITRLHMEEDAGKLVHAGSDRLSGSSYSLVDYNRAGVPLVEIVSEPDIRSGQEAAEYAQELRRIMRYLGVSDGNMQEGSLRCDVNISVRPVGQEKFGTKVEIKNMNSFNAIQRAIEYEIERQIAAVEAGERIIQETRLWEEGSQRTISMRTKEGSSDYRYFPEPDLAPIEVTDSQLESWHSELPELPAQKRHRYETELGLSAYDARVLTEERYVSEYFEAAIASGASPKAAANWITQDIAAYLNKQKLSISDIALTPANLAEVITRIETGKISNAQAKEKLPDLLQGVTPEKAFAGQELITDPSVLEPIVDEVIAANPKELEKYRNGNTNLKGFFVGQVLKKTSKRADPKLTNELVEKKLNA; from the coding sequence ATGACTTCTGCTACTCCAGTCAAAACTGAGTACGAAGCGATTATTGGTCTAGAAACCCATTGTCAGCTCAGTACGAATACCAAAATTTTCTCTAGTAGCTCTACGGCGTTCGGTGCTGATCCAAATACTAACATTGACCCCGTGTGTATGGGATTACCTGGGGTTCTGCCCGTACTTAACGAAAAAGTCCTAGAGTACGCGGTAAAAGCAGGTTTAGCGTTGAATTGCCAAATCGCTAAATATAGCAAATTTGACCGTAAACAGTATTTTTATCCTGATTTACCGAAAAACTACCAAATTTCTCAATATGACTTACCCATTGCGGAACATGGTTGGATCGAAATTGAGTTGGTAGATGCTGATGGTAATCCTGTCCGCAAACGTATTGGAATTACCCGCCTGCACATGGAAGAAGATGCAGGTAAATTGGTACATGCGGGAAGCGATCGCCTGTCTGGTTCCAGCTATTCTTTAGTAGACTACAATCGTGCAGGTGTACCCTTAGTAGAAATTGTCTCGGAACCTGATATTCGTTCGGGACAAGAAGCCGCAGAATACGCCCAAGAACTCCGCCGGATTATGCGCTATCTCGGTGTGAGTGACGGGAATATGCAAGAAGGATCATTGCGTTGCGACGTAAATATTTCTGTGCGTCCCGTCGGACAAGAAAAATTCGGGACGAAGGTAGAAATTAAAAATATGAACTCCTTCAACGCCATTCAACGGGCGATTGAATACGAGATTGAACGTCAAATTGCGGCTGTGGAAGCCGGAGAACGCATCATTCAAGAAACGCGGTTGTGGGAAGAAGGTTCACAACGCACGATTAGTATGCGGACAAAGGAAGGTTCTAGCGATTATCGCTACTTCCCCGAACCTGATTTAGCCCCCATTGAAGTCACCGATAGTCAATTAGAATCATGGCATAGCGAACTACCAGAACTCCCCGCCCAAAAGCGTCATCGCTACGAAACTGAACTAGGACTTTCGGCTTATGATGCACGAGTCTTGACAGAAGAGCGTTACGTATCAGAATATTTTGAAGCAGCGATCGCATCTGGCGCAAGCCCCAAAGCCGCAGCTAACTGGATTACTCAAGATATCGCCGCATATCTCAACAAGCAAAAACTCAGCATTTCTGATATTGCTTTAACTCCAGCGAACTTGGCTGAAGTTATCACCCGCATCGAGACTGGCAAAATTAGCAACGCCCAAGCTAAAGAAAAATTGCCAGATTTACTCCAAGGTGTGACTCCAGAAAAAGCCTTTGCTGGTCAAGAGTTAATCACTGACCCCAGTGTCCTAGAACCCATTGTTGATGAAGTGATTGCGGCTAACCCCAAAGAACTCGAAAAATATCGCAACGGTAACACCAATCTCAAAGGCTTCTTTGTGGGACAAGTGCTGAAAAAGACTAGCAAACGTGCTGATCCGAAATTAACTAACGAACTGGTGGAGAAAAAGCTCAATGCCTAG
- a CDS encoding TIGR03960 family B12-binding radical SAM protein, whose product MAVAVEKLITSDILKPARYLGNERLAVHKPWETAVVRWVLTYPEVYEVGSSNLGHIILYNILNAQPRQLCDRAYLPGTDLAAKLRETNTPLFAVESKRSLPEFDILGFSLSYELGATNILEMLDLAGIPLTWQERATGNYPLIFAGGQTATSNPEPYTDFFDFFALGDGEELLPEIGMVLEEGKQANLSRRDLLLDLAQIPGVYVPQFYDLATDGSVHPNRPDLPKRIIRRVATPIPAYSIGLVPYVQTVHDRLTIEIRRGCTRGCRFCQPGMLTRPARDVEPEKVVDAIEQGMRATGYNEFSLLSLSCSDYLALPAVGMEIKNRLKNENISLSLPSQRVDRFDENIANILGGTRQGGLTFAPEAGTQRMRDIVNKGLTNEELLRGVKTAWEQGWDKIKLYFMIGLPGETDADVLGIAETVRWLQRECRGQGRRPLNFNLTISNFTPKPHTPFQWHSVATAEFERKQNLLRQEFRRIRGVKVNFTDVRISAMEDFIGRGDRTLGQVVRRAWELGAGMDSWYDSLDKAFTAWGNAIAQAGLDWKYRQVENGEWNLFHSQDKDSPNSQLPTPNSLDTPLPWDHIDTGIDKKWLKQDLQRALEAAIVPDCSFEGCSHCGVCGTDFGHNIVIEPPPIPQFAGEFVPNTTKVQRLRVWFGKQGDMALLGNLDLLRLLDRVVRRASLPVAYTGGFHPNPRIMIASALPLGATSSGEIVDFELTTPVDTETFQAKLAEELPSDIPIYQVAEIDLKSPSANQALAAAEYLITVAVANEATAAQWQEWIDVLLAKEEINLEQTNKSGKTQIVNLRDRLLELSLVKINNSVAESTAILRSLGSCRNDGVSLRPEQVLSMLEVVANQEFQLRQIHRNQLILGV is encoded by the coding sequence GTGGCTGTTGCAGTAGAAAAATTAATTACATCGGATATTCTAAAACCCGCGCGTTACCTCGGTAACGAACGCCTAGCAGTACATAAGCCTTGGGAAACGGCAGTTGTCAGATGGGTATTAACCTACCCAGAAGTCTATGAAGTTGGTTCGTCCAACTTGGGGCATATCATTCTCTATAACATTTTGAATGCCCAACCGCGCCAATTATGCGATCGCGCTTACCTCCCTGGTACAGACTTAGCAGCAAAGTTAAGGGAAACAAACACCCCCTTGTTTGCTGTAGAGTCTAAGCGATCGCTACCAGAATTTGACATCTTAGGTTTTAGTCTCAGTTACGAATTGGGTGCAACCAACATCTTAGAAATGTTGGATTTAGCAGGAATTCCCCTGACATGGCAAGAACGAGCCACCGGGAATTATCCCCTCATCTTTGCTGGGGGACAAACAGCAACCTCAAACCCGGAACCCTACACCGACTTTTTTGACTTCTTCGCTTTGGGTGATGGCGAAGAACTCTTACCCGAAATCGGTATGGTTTTGGAAGAAGGCAAGCAAGCCAATTTGAGTCGCCGCGACTTATTACTCGACTTGGCACAAATACCAGGGGTGTACGTTCCCCAATTTTACGATCTGGCAACCGATGGCTCAGTCCATCCTAACCGCCCCGATTTGCCAAAACGGATAATCAGAAGAGTTGCCACACCCATACCCGCCTATTCTATTGGCTTAGTTCCCTACGTCCAAACAGTACACGATCGCCTAACAATTGAAATTCGTCGTGGCTGTACCCGTGGCTGTCGCTTTTGTCAACCAGGAATGCTTACCCGTCCGGCGCGAGATGTGGAACCTGAAAAAGTGGTAGATGCCATTGAACAGGGAATGCGGGCGACTGGTTACAATGAATTTTCTTTACTATCCCTGAGTTGTTCCGATTATTTAGCCCTACCGGCGGTGGGGATGGAAATTAAAAATCGGTTAAAAAATGAAAACATTTCCCTGTCTTTACCAAGTCAGCGTGTAGATAGATTTGATGAGAACATTGCCAACATTCTCGGTGGTACACGCCAAGGTGGCTTAACCTTTGCACCAGAAGCCGGAACCCAAAGAATGCGGGATATTGTGAATAAAGGTTTGACCAATGAAGAATTATTAAGAGGTGTGAAAACAGCTTGGGAACAAGGCTGGGATAAAATCAAACTCTATTTTATGATTGGTTTGCCGGGTGAGACAGATGCAGATGTTTTAGGCATTGCTGAAACAGTCCGTTGGCTACAAAGAGAATGTCGGGGTCAAGGCAGAAGACCGCTTAACTTTAACCTGACAATTTCCAACTTTACGCCCAAACCCCATACACCATTTCAATGGCACTCCGTCGCCACTGCGGAATTTGAACGCAAACAAAACCTACTGCGGCAAGAATTTCGCCGGATACGGGGAGTGAAAGTCAACTTCACCGATGTCCGCATTTCGGCAATGGAAGACTTTATTGGTAGAGGCGATCGCACTTTGGGTCAAGTTGTCCGCCGCGCCTGGGAATTAGGTGCAGGTATGGATTCTTGGTATGACAGTTTAGATAAAGCCTTCACCGCCTGGGGTAATGCGATCGCCCAAGCAGGTCTAGACTGGAAATACCGCCAAGTCGAAAACGGCGAATGGAATTTGTTTCATTCACAAGACAAAGATTCCCCCAACTCCCAACTCCCGACTCCCAATTCCCTAGATACCCCCCTCCCTTGGGATCATATTGATACCGGCATCGATAAAAAATGGTTGAAACAAGACTTGCAACGCGCCTTAGAAGCAGCAATTGTTCCCGATTGCTCCTTTGAAGGTTGTTCCCATTGCGGTGTCTGCGGCACAGACTTCGGCCATAATATTGTGATTGAGCCGCCACCAATACCTCAATTTGCAGGTGAGTTTGTTCCGAATACGACCAAAGTCCAAAGATTGCGTGTCTGGTTTGGGAAGCAAGGTGACATGGCTTTGCTAGGCAATCTTGATTTGCTGCGGTTACTTGACCGAGTTGTGCGCCGCGCGAGTTTGCCCGTCGCTTACACTGGTGGATTTCACCCAAACCCCCGGATTATGATTGCCAGTGCTTTACCTTTAGGTGCTACTAGCAGTGGCGAAATTGTTGATTTTGAGTTAACCACACCAGTAGACACGGAAACTTTTCAGGCAAAGTTAGCCGAGGAACTGCCCAGCGATATACCGATATATCAAGTAGCAGAGATAGATTTAAAATCTCCATCGGCAAACCAAGCCTTAGCCGCAGCCGAATACTTGATTACGGTAGCAGTTGCGAATGAAGCCACAGCTGCACAATGGCAAGAATGGATTGATGTCCTATTGGCCAAGGAAGAAATTAACCTAGAGCAAACCAATAAATCGGGTAAAACTCAAATAGTAAATCTGCGCGATCGCCTGTTGGAATTATCATTAGTAAAAATTAACAACAGTGTCGCTGAATCTACCGCTATTCTGCGTTCTCTAGGTAGTTGCCGCAATGACGGTGTTTCCTTGCGTCCTGAGCAAGTCCTATCTATGCTGGAAGTAGTTGCAAATCAAGAATTTCAACTTCGGCAAATTCACCGCAATCAGTTAATTTTGGGAGTATAA
- a CDS encoding ribonuclease HII, whose amino-acid sequence MVEIQQTAVNSLPNLGELEWLEFSSTLAGMSGLIAGIDEVGRGALFGPVVAAAVILPADAFTQLIAAGVKDSKKLSSSKRAKLAAQICELATDWRIGFAATAEIDQINILQATLLAMKRAVLKLKVQPVICLVDGNQAMKDLHIPQQTIVKGDERSLSIAAASIVAKVWRDELILRLAAKYPQYDLAKNKGYGSPKHLQALREYGASSLHRKSFSPCQIQQ is encoded by the coding sequence ATGGTAGAGATTCAACAAACTGCTGTTAATTCCCTACCAAATTTAGGTGAACTGGAATGGCTGGAGTTTTCGTCCACTTTAGCGGGGATGTCTGGCTTAATTGCCGGCATCGATGAAGTCGGACGTGGTGCTTTATTTGGCCCTGTAGTTGCAGCAGCCGTCATTCTCCCAGCAGATGCTTTCACCCAATTGATTGCAGCTGGAGTTAAAGATAGTAAAAAGCTTTCCAGTTCTAAAAGAGCGAAATTAGCCGCACAAATTTGTGAATTAGCAACAGACTGGAGAATCGGCTTTGCTGCAACTGCGGAGATTGATCAAATAAATATTTTGCAGGCAACACTGTTAGCCATGAAACGGGCTGTACTCAAATTGAAAGTACAGCCTGTAATTTGCTTGGTTGATGGCAATCAAGCAATGAAAGATTTGCACATACCCCAACAAACAATAGTCAAAGGAGATGAGCGATCGCTTTCCATCGCAGCTGCTAGTATTGTTGCTAAAGTTTGGCGTGACGAGTTGATACTGCGTTTAGCCGCAAAGTATCCCCAGTACGATTTGGCAAAGAATAAAGGATACGGTAGCCCAAAACATTTACAGGCGTTGCGAGAATACGGCGCTTCATCTTTGCATCGCAAATCTTTCAGCCCTTGCCAAATTCAGCAGTAA
- a CDS encoding STAS domain-containing protein — translation MQAVLECPKIAVIRLQGKLNAANALELERDLTTALTANDVAILLVDLAAVESLDSAGLMALVSALKLAQNLERGLRLCSVSPALKIIFELTQLDEVFEFADNAELVSVNP, via the coding sequence ATGCAAGCAGTGCTGGAATGCCCAAAAATTGCAGTGATTCGTCTACAGGGCAAACTCAATGCCGCCAACGCATTGGAACTTGAACGAGATTTAACCACAGCATTAACGGCTAATGATGTCGCAATCTTACTTGTGGATTTGGCAGCAGTGGAGTCACTAGATAGTGCCGGCTTAATGGCGTTGGTGTCTGCGTTGAAGCTGGCGCAAAACTTGGAACGGGGCTTAAGGTTATGTTCTGTGTCTCCAGCCTTGAAAATTATCTTTGAATTAACTCAACTTGATGAGGTGTTTGAGTTTGCAGATAATGCTGAATTAGTATCGGTTAACCCATAA
- a CDS encoding aldo/keto reductase codes for MEISRRDLLKIASASGLGTVGLAASAGIFKQALAQNQPTPIKKGEMIYRQLGRTGEKVSVIGLGGHHIGRPKDEEEGIRLIRAAIDRGINFMDNSWDYHNGGSEIRMGKALRDGYRQKVFLMTKIDGRTKKAAAQQIDDSLKRLQSDRIDLLQHHEIIRMEDPDRIFAPGGAMEAVLEAQKAGKIRYIGFTGHKDPLVHLRMLDVAAQNNFRFDTVQMPLNVMDAHFRSFERQVLPRLVKDGIGVLGMKSMGDQNILKSNTVKPIECLHYAMNLPTSTVITGIESMKILDQAFEAIRTFEHLSQAQVQELLNRTRQAAAKGQYELFKTTSQFDSTALNPEWLG; via the coding sequence ATGGAAATCAGTAGACGAGATTTACTGAAAATAGCTTCTGCTTCTGGTTTAGGAACAGTCGGACTAGCAGCGTCAGCAGGAATTTTTAAACAAGCTTTAGCCCAAAATCAACCCACTCCAATTAAAAAAGGTGAAATGATTTATCGTCAGTTAGGCCGCACTGGGGAAAAAGTTTCGGTAATTGGTTTGGGTGGACACCATATTGGTAGACCAAAAGATGAGGAAGAAGGTATCCGGCTGATTCGTGCTGCTATTGATCGTGGTATTAACTTTATGGACAATAGCTGGGACTATCACAATGGCGGGAGTGAAATTCGCATGGGTAAAGCACTCCGGGATGGTTATCGGCAAAAAGTGTTTTTGATGACAAAGATTGATGGTCGCACCAAAAAAGCCGCAGCCCAGCAAATTGATGATTCTTTGAAAAGATTGCAGAGCGATCGCATAGACTTATTACAGCATCATGAAATCATCCGTATGGAAGACCCAGACAGGATTTTTGCTCCTGGCGGTGCAATGGAAGCGGTTCTAGAAGCCCAAAAAGCTGGCAAAATTCGCTACATCGGCTTTACTGGCCACAAAGATCCCTTAGTTCACCTGAGAATGCTTGATGTTGCTGCTCAAAACAACTTTCGTTTTGATACAGTCCAAATGCCATTAAATGTTATGGATGCCCATTTCCGCAGTTTTGAACGCCAAGTTTTACCCAGACTAGTTAAGGATGGAATTGGTGTTTTAGGAATGAAATCAATGGGTGATCAAAACATTCTCAAAAGTAATACTGTTAAACCCATTGAATGCTTACACTATGCGATGAATTTGCCGACATCCACAGTGATTACAGGCATTGAAAGTATGAAAATCTTAGACCAAGCTTTTGAAGCCATCCGCACCTTTGAACATCTGAGTCAAGCACAAGTTCAAGAACTATTAAATCGGACTCGTCAAGCTGCTGCTAAAGGTCAATATGAATTGTTTAAAACTACTAGTCAATTTGATAGTACAGCACTTAATCCTGAGTGGTTGGGTTGA
- a CDS encoding Rne/Rng family ribonuclease, which translates to MPKQIIIAEQHQIAAVFSEDQIQELVVATGHHQIGDIYLGVVENVLPGIDAAFVNIGDPERNGFIHVTDLGPLRLKRTAAAITELLAPQQKVLVQVMKEPTGTKGPRLTGNITLPGRYVVLMPYGRGVNLSRRIKSENERNRLRALAILIKPAGMGLLVRTEAEGKPEEAIMEDLELLQKQWEAIQQEAQSTRAPALLNRDDDFIQRVLRDMYGADVNRIVVDSSTGLKRVKQYLQNWSGGQTPQGLLIDHHRDRSPILEYFRINAAIREALKPRVDLPSGGYIIIEPTEALTVIDVNSGSFTRSATARETVLWTNCEAATEIARQLRLRNIAGVIVVDFIDMESRRDQLHVLEHFNKALKADKARPQIAQLTELGLVELTRKRQGQNIYELFGGTCPTCGGLGHIVHLPGETETRLPTPAELPERFVPLPQREPRLPVARISEPRESFDSFGDSFDNDGDLSALNLVNHPSYHELGDNNKRGNRTRRRRIGINGANGKDESRLAPNSLGFDSDTDLDLDNEVDLSPTPDIPAPTLGKSGWTERVERNKVIKTEPVKPVVEPPEIRTVEMTIEEQDVFALMGISPLVKLDREVKNPKSVIINIVQPGQGTSTLSPPPAEVAIPETFTQPIAPPPVEPEAKSLPEEPIESEGFAPTPEDTEANLTATGSRRRRRRSSAVESGSEES; encoded by the coding sequence ATGCCAAAACAAATTATCATCGCAGAGCAGCATCAAATTGCTGCCGTATTTTCTGAAGATCAAATACAAGAACTGGTTGTAGCCACAGGCCATCACCAAATCGGTGATATCTACTTAGGTGTAGTAGAAAACGTCTTACCCGGAATTGATGCAGCTTTTGTAAATATTGGTGATCCAGAGCGCAATGGCTTTATTCATGTTACGGACTTAGGCCCATTAAGGTTAAAGCGAACAGCCGCCGCCATTACAGAGTTATTAGCACCGCAACAAAAAGTGCTGGTGCAAGTAATGAAAGAGCCAACCGGAACAAAAGGGCCGCGGCTCACTGGTAACATTACTTTGCCTGGACGCTACGTAGTACTGATGCCTTATGGTCGGGGCGTGAATTTATCCCGCCGGATTAAAAGTGAAAATGAACGCAATCGCCTCCGGGCGTTAGCAATTTTAATCAAACCGGCGGGGATGGGTTTGTTGGTACGTACAGAAGCCGAAGGCAAGCCCGAAGAAGCCATCATGGAAGACTTGGAATTGCTGCAAAAACAATGGGAAGCAATTCAACAAGAAGCACAATCAACTCGTGCGCCAGCCCTATTAAATCGAGATGATGACTTTATTCAACGGGTATTGCGGGATATGTATGGTGCAGATGTCAACCGAATTGTGGTTGATTCCAGCACTGGCTTGAAGCGGGTAAAACAGTATTTGCAGAACTGGAGTGGCGGACAAACACCCCAAGGATTGTTGATTGATCATCACCGCGATCGCTCACCCATATTAGAGTATTTCCGCATCAATGCCGCGATTCGAGAAGCCCTCAAACCAAGAGTCGATTTACCTTCTGGTGGTTACATTATTATTGAACCTACAGAAGCCCTCACCGTAATTGATGTTAACTCTGGTTCCTTCACGCGATCGGCCACAGCCAGAGAAACAGTATTGTGGACAAACTGCGAAGCCGCCACAGAAATTGCCCGTCAATTGCGACTGCGGAATATTGCTGGGGTAATTGTGGTTGACTTCATTGATATGGAATCACGGCGTGACCAATTACACGTCCTGGAACATTTCAACAAAGCCCTGAAAGCCGATAAAGCCCGTCCCCAAATTGCCCAACTCACCGAACTCGGTTTAGTCGAACTGACTCGCAAGCGCCAAGGTCAAAACATTTACGAATTGTTTGGCGGTACTTGTCCAACCTGCGGTGGCTTAGGTCACATTGTCCATCTCCCCGGCGAAACCGAAACCCGCTTACCCACACCAGCAGAATTACCAGAACGTTTTGTACCTTTACCACAAAGAGAACCTCGTTTACCCGTAGCGCGGATTTCTGAACCGAGAGAAAGCTTTGATAGCTTTGGTGATAGTTTTGATAATGATGGCGATTTAAGTGCCTTAAATTTAGTTAATCATCCCAGCTATCACGAACTGGGTGATAACAATAAACGTGGTAACCGCACCCGTCGCCGCAGAATTGGGATTAATGGCGCAAATGGAAAAGATGAGTCACGCCTAGCACCTAATTCTCTCGGTTTTGATAGTGATACTGATCTAGACCTGGATAATGAAGTTGACTTAAGCCCAACACCAGATATTCCTGCACCCACATTAGGTAAATCAGGTTGGACAGAAAGAGTCGAACGCAATAAAGTCATCAAAACAGAACCAGTCAAACCAGTGGTAGAACCACCGGAAATTAGAACTGTAGAAATGACTATAGAAGAACAAGATGTTTTTGCATTGATGGGAATCTCCCCCTTAGTGAAATTGGATAGGGAAGTGAAAAATCCCAAATCAGTGATTATTAACATTGTTCAGCCAGGACAAGGAACAAGCACATTATCACCACCGCCTGCCGAGGTGGCTATTCCTGAAACTTTCACTCAACCCATCGCCCCACCACCTGTAGAACCAGAGGCAAAATCTTTACCCGAAGAACCAATAGAGTCAGAGGGATTTGCACCCACCCCTGAAGACACGGAAGCAAATTTGACTGCTACAGGTAGCCGCCGCCGCCGTCGTCGTTCCTCGGCTGTAGAATCTGGTTCTGAAGAAAGTTAA
- a CDS encoding metallophosphoesterase has translation MKLKRRQFLSLGSLGAVGTGIIGWALTHHNNSSDDFVAIAAKPAKKDLLLRFVSVADTGTGTKGQYAVAEAMNFYHKQNPYNLVVLAGDNIYNNGEIEKINAVFERPYQPLLKKGVKFYACLGNHDIRTANGEPQLKYSGFNMQGKRYYTFRRNQVQFFALDTNGNADWKKQLPWLEQELSRSDAPWKVVFGHHPVYASGVYGNNPEFIKVFTPLFQKYGVQLYINGHEHHYERTKSINGTTYLITGGGAGTRPVGRSEWTAYSASSLSFAAYEVYADRIEVKAIGTDNRVFDQGIIPIKSA, from the coding sequence ATGAAACTAAAACGCCGTCAATTTTTATCTTTAGGTAGTTTGGGAGCAGTTGGTACAGGAATTATCGGTTGGGCTTTAACTCATCACAATAATTCTTCTGATGATTTTGTCGCCATAGCAGCTAAACCCGCAAAAAAAGATTTACTCTTGCGTTTTGTGTCTGTGGCAGATACCGGAACTGGTACCAAAGGACAATATGCTGTAGCTGAAGCTATGAATTTTTATCACAAACAAAACCCTTATAACTTAGTGGTTTTAGCTGGCGATAATATTTATAACAATGGCGAAATCGAAAAAATCAATGCAGTTTTTGAACGTCCTTATCAACCTTTACTCAAAAAAGGTGTTAAGTTTTACGCTTGTTTAGGTAATCACGACATTCGGACAGCTAACGGTGAACCGCAACTTAAATACTCTGGCTTTAATATGCAGGGAAAACGTTACTACACATTTCGCCGTAATCAAGTCCAATTTTTTGCTTTAGATACTAACGGTAATGCTGATTGGAAAAAACAACTACCTTGGTTAGAACAAGAATTAAGCCGCAGTGATGCACCTTGGAAAGTTGTATTTGGTCATCATCCGGTTTATGCTTCTGGTGTTTATGGTAATAACCCAGAGTTTATTAAAGTTTTTACACCTTTGTTTCAAAAATATGGTGTGCAACTTTATATTAATGGTCATGAACACCACTATGAACGGACTAAATCTATTAATGGCACTACTTATTTAATTACTGGCGGTGGTGCTGGAACTCGCCCTGTTGGTCGTTCTGAATGGACAGCATATTCGGCTTCTAGTTTGAGTTTTGCAGCTTATGAAGTGTATGCCGATAGAATCGAAGTTAAGGCTATTGGTACTGATAATCGTGTTTTTGATCAGGGGATTATTCCGATTAAAAGTGCTTAG
- a CDS encoding pyridoxal phosphate-dependent aminotransferase, whose product MHFAKRLEKIPPYLFAEINRKRAKLVAEGVDIINMAIGDPDKPTPAHILQVMHAAIDNSATHNYPPYEGTQEFRQAAAKWMERRFGVTDLNPDTEVVASIGSKEAIHNTFLAFVEAGDYTLIPDPGYPVYRTSTIFADGEPFTMPLKAENQFLPDLNAIPEEIAQKAKLLWINYPNNPTGGVATLEFFAELVDFCKQYNILLCHDNAYSEMAYNGYKPPSVLQVPGAKDIAIEFHSLSKSYNMTGWRVGFVVGNALGIQGLRQVKTNVDSGVFKAIQTAAIAAYNTSEAELQTLMSVYQNRRDTIVKGLQSLGWPIQPPKATLYVWVPVPAGYTSAEFVNLLLDKCGIMVAPGSGYGVSGEGFFRIALTISEERMEEAIERMKDAGICY is encoded by the coding sequence ATGCACTTCGCTAAACGCCTAGAAAAAATTCCTCCCTACCTCTTTGCTGAAATTAACCGTAAACGAGCAAAACTCGTCGCCGAGGGAGTTGATATCATTAATATGGCAATAGGCGACCCCGATAAACCGACCCCAGCACATATTCTCCAGGTGATGCACGCGGCAATTGACAATAGTGCCACCCATAACTATCCGCCCTACGAAGGAACACAAGAATTTCGGCAAGCGGCTGCTAAGTGGATGGAACGTCGGTTTGGGGTAACTGATTTAAATCCAGATACAGAGGTTGTAGCATCTATCGGTTCTAAAGAGGCGATACATAATACTTTTTTAGCTTTTGTGGAGGCGGGAGACTATACACTCATCCCCGATCCTGGGTATCCGGTGTATCGCACTTCTACAATTTTTGCTGATGGCGAACCATTCACAATGCCACTGAAGGCAGAAAATCAGTTTTTACCAGATTTAAACGCAATTCCTGAAGAAATTGCCCAAAAAGCCAAGCTGTTGTGGATTAATTACCCCAATAATCCCACTGGGGGAGTTGCCACACTTGAGTTTTTTGCCGAATTAGTAGATTTTTGTAAGCAGTACAACATCTTGCTGTGTCATGACAATGCTTACTCAGAGATGGCATACAACGGCTATAAACCGCCGAGTGTGTTGCAAGTTCCTGGGGCGAAGGATATCGCCATTGAGTTTCACAGTTTGTCGAAGTCTTACAATATGACAGGCTGGCGGGTTGGTTTTGTTGTGGGGAATGCGCTGGGTATTCAGGGTTTAAGGCAAGTTAAAACCAACGTTGATTCGGGAGTGTTTAAGGCTATTCAAACAGCTGCGATCGCAGCTTACAATACTTCAGAAGCCGAACTGCAAACTTTGATGTCTGTTTATCAAAATCGTCGTGACACCATCGTTAAAGGATTGCAATCTTTAGGATGGCCGATTCAACCACCAAAAGCTACCCTTTATGTATGGGTTCCTGTTCCTGCTGGCTATACTTCTGCGGAATTTGTAAATTTACTGCTTGACAAATGCGGCATTATGGTGGCTCCAGGTAGTGGTTACGGTGTATCTGGTGAAGGCTTCTTCCGTATTGCTTTAACTATCTCTGAAGAACGAATGGAAGAAGCCATTGAGCGAATGAAGGATGCTGGTATTTGTTACTAA